The following proteins come from a genomic window of Rhodohalobacter sp. 614A:
- a CDS encoding slipin family protein, which yields MESLSNSLIWIITIVIFISVFLPQMFKILREYERGVVFRLGKYQSTKGPGLIVLVPFIDKIERVDLRVLTINVDKQEAITKDNVTVNVDAITFFRVVDAEKAVIQVERYIAATSMLAQTTLRSVVGQVELDELLAEREKVNKRIQDIIDRQTDPWGIKVVSVEVRDVNLPESMKRAMARQAESERDRRAKVINAQGEFEAATKLVEAGKMIEKTPTALQLRFLQTMNEISEENSTFAFLPLPMDFLESFKPKKTE from the coding sequence ATGGAATCTCTAAGCAATTCATTAATCTGGATTATTACGATTGTAATTTTTATCTCCGTTTTTCTTCCTCAAATGTTCAAAATTTTGAGGGAGTATGAGCGCGGGGTTGTATTTCGTCTCGGTAAATACCAGTCGACAAAAGGTCCCGGACTTATTGTTCTGGTCCCGTTTATCGATAAGATTGAACGCGTGGATTTGCGGGTTCTGACGATAAATGTCGACAAGCAGGAAGCGATCACGAAAGACAACGTAACCGTAAATGTCGACGCCATTACTTTTTTCAGAGTTGTGGATGCGGAAAAAGCAGTGATCCAGGTGGAAAGATACATTGCGGCAACATCCATGCTTGCACAAACCACGCTGCGAAGTGTGGTCGGACAGGTTGAGCTCGACGAACTGCTTGCCGAACGTGAAAAAGTCAACAAACGCATCCAGGATATCATCGACCGGCAGACGGATCCGTGGGGAATTAAAGTGGTTTCTGTTGAAGTGAGAGATGTAAATCTGCCCGAATCCATGAAACGTGCGATGGCACGGCAGGCTGAATCCGAACGGGATCGGCGTGCAAAAGTCATTAATGCTCAAGGGGAATTTGAAGCCGCCACCAAACTGGTAGAAGCCGGAAAAATGATCGAAAAAACGCCCACAGCTCTTCAGCTTCGGTTCCTGCAAACCATGAATGAAATCAGTGAAGAAAATTCCACATTCGCATTTTTGCCGCTGCCAATGGACTTTCTTGAATCATTCAAACCAAAGAAAACTGAATAA
- a CDS encoding NfeD family protein has protein sequence MSSKKFILASILFLAGSVLALQETPAQQDSLAVQQTNRSTVSVIRVEGTIGPTVTQYITRSIRESSENRDEALIIELDTPGGLLTSTQEIVQELLGTDHPTVVYVSPRGANAGSAGTFITLAAHIAAMAPATNIGAASPVSMGGGEMDTVAQNKIFNYSESFIQSIAEERDRNAEWARSAVRDGASITSDEALEMNVIDIMAEDIDDLVSQLHGMEVDGKVLNTETATIRSIDENLAEQFFSFILRPEVMLILTMVAIYGIIGEVTNPGAIVPGVSGVIALILLLYGVAAMPINLAGFLLIGLAIILFVAEAFTPTFGILLSGGAVAFFLGALMLFQDLPDEMQISIYWLVPATLLTVAFFAWIVTYGVKSLFNPPRSGLESTIGKTVEVVDAIRPGQEGRVFFDGEYWTARSDKEIKEGNFCEIIEFEGLKVYVKPSHTSIEEKSDKAEKV, from the coding sequence ATGAGTTCAAAAAAGTTCATATTGGCATCCATTCTGTTTCTTGCGGGCTCGGTATTGGCGTTGCAGGAAACTCCCGCTCAGCAGGATTCACTGGCAGTTCAGCAAACGAATCGATCAACGGTTAGTGTAATTCGGGTTGAAGGAACCATTGGCCCCACGGTCACGCAATACATCACCCGAAGTATTCGGGAATCTTCAGAAAACAGAGACGAAGCACTTATCATTGAACTGGATACACCCGGCGGACTGTTGACCTCCACCCAGGAAATTGTGCAGGAACTTTTAGGGACGGATCATCCAACGGTTGTCTATGTTTCTCCGCGGGGTGCCAATGCGGGAAGTGCCGGCACGTTTATTACGCTGGCTGCACATATTGCAGCCATGGCTCCGGCAACCAATATTGGAGCTGCTTCCCCGGTTTCGATGGGCGGTGGTGAGATGGATACAGTGGCCCAAAATAAAATTTTCAACTACTCCGAAAGTTTTATTCAATCCATTGCCGAAGAACGGGATAGAAATGCAGAGTGGGCAAGATCAGCCGTAAGAGATGGCGCTTCCATCACTTCAGACGAAGCTCTCGAAATGAATGTTATTGATATAATGGCTGAAGATATCGACGATCTTGTTTCTCAACTGCATGGAATGGAGGTAGATGGAAAAGTTTTAAATACTGAAACGGCAACGATTCGTTCTATTGACGAAAACCTTGCCGAACAATTTTTCAGCTTTATCCTGCGTCCCGAAGTCATGTTAATTTTAACGATGGTTGCGATTTATGGAATCATCGGCGAGGTGACCAATCCCGGCGCGATTGTTCCAGGGGTTTCAGGTGTCATTGCTCTCATCTTGTTATTGTATGGGGTTGCTGCGATGCCCATTAATCTCGCGGGTTTTCTTTTGATTGGGCTGGCAATCATTCTGTTTGTTGCAGAAGCCTTCACCCCAACATTTGGCATTTTACTATCCGGAGGAGCCGTGGCTTTTTTCCTTGGGGCATTGATGTTGTTTCAGGATCTTCCGGATGAGATGCAGATTTCCATTTACTGGCTGGTACCGGCCACACTTCTAACGGTTGCATTTTTTGCATGGATTGTGACATATGGCGTGAAATCACTTTTCAATCCACCGCGATCGGGACTTGAATCTACCATTGGGAAAACCGTGGAAGTTGTGGATGCGATTCGTCCCGGGCAAGAAGGACGGGTATTTTTTGATGGCGAATACTGGACCGCAAGAAGTGATAAAGAAATTAAGGAAGGTAATTTCTGTGAGATTATTGAATTCGAAGGACTCAAGGTCTATGTGAAACCGAGTCATACATCCATAGAAGAAAAGAGCGACAAAGCTGAAAAAGTTTAG
- the argF gene encoding ornithine carbamoyltransferase has protein sequence MKHLLTIGELDPGQVQAILDLSLDLQEQSPQLLKGKNIAFVFEKPSLRTKVGAEVAINHLGGNVVDIDGNLMFSSGKAVPFSFRESLYDAMKNVSQWCDAIFARVFSHSTLEKMKEYGEMPVVNALCDQHHPMQALADLLTIRQNFGPDEKISLTFVGDANNVAFSLTEVLLYFGHSVTFSGPKAHGWDDDKLQYFKLLSIDHGGTFTITEDPKEAVYNADVIYTDTFISMGQEHLYEEKMKHFDGYQVNMKLFSQAKPDAGFMHCLPAHRGVEVSDDVIDHKNSWVYQQAKNRMIVSKGVFTSLLYPELLTGEETIESIEAKHQLI, from the coding sequence ATGAAACATTTACTTACAATCGGCGAATTAGACCCCGGCCAGGTTCAAGCAATCCTGGATTTGAGTCTCGATTTGCAGGAACAATCACCACAACTGCTCAAAGGAAAAAACATCGCATTTGTTTTTGAAAAACCTTCCCTCAGAACCAAAGTAGGAGCCGAAGTTGCCATCAATCATCTTGGCGGAAACGTTGTAGATATCGACGGAAACCTGATGTTCTCCAGCGGAAAAGCCGTCCCTTTCAGTTTTCGGGAATCATTATATGATGCCATGAAAAACGTTTCCCAATGGTGCGATGCTATTTTCGCCCGGGTTTTTTCACACAGCACCCTGGAAAAAATGAAAGAGTACGGAGAAATGCCTGTGGTCAATGCACTCTGCGATCAACACCATCCGATGCAGGCCCTGGCGGATCTGCTCACTATTCGGCAAAACTTTGGGCCTGATGAAAAAATATCACTCACTTTTGTGGGAGATGCGAATAACGTGGCTTTTTCCCTCACGGAAGTTCTGCTCTATTTCGGCCATAGCGTTACTTTTTCCGGCCCGAAAGCCCACGGCTGGGATGACGACAAACTCCAGTATTTCAAGCTCCTCTCGATTGATCATGGTGGTACTTTCACCATTACTGAAGATCCGAAAGAGGCTGTCTATAATGCCGATGTGATCTATACCGACACTTTCATTTCCATGGGACAGGAACACCTTTACGAAGAAAAGATGAAGCATTTTGACGGATACCAGGTCAATATGAAGCTTTTTTCACAGGCGAAACCGGATGCCGGATTTATGCATTGCCTGCCGGCTCACCGGGGGGTGGAAGTAAGCGATGATGTGATTGATCACAAGAACTCCTGGGTTTATCAACAGGCAAAAAACAGGATGATTGTTTCGAAAGGAGTGTTCACTTCTCTTCTCTACCCGGAATTGCTCACCGGCGAGGAGACCATCGAATCAATTGAAGCCAAACACCAACTGATATAA
- a CDS encoding argininosuccinate synthase, translated as MEQETTYKKVASHEAEKGTFNTCLLLYSGGLDTSVMLKWIKQEYDCDVIALTINIGQTADNLDAIKEKALKLGAKDVIVYDAREKFAELCAEAVKANADYQGGYALGCPLGRVMISKLAVQFASEFGCEVIAHGCTGKGNDQVRFESYITTLNPELKTIAPVREWGMGREEEIAYAHENGIPVDQTKKSPYSYDENMWANTGEGGEIENPELIPPLENILKWANTPKEAPDEEELVEIEFENGEPVALNGVAQPKKDLIQKLNKIGGNHAVGVFHLIEDRVVGLKVRGIYENPAAHILIQAHKNLEQLVSTREENELKTLMDQKWAYLVYGAKYFEPVLDNIRAYINEQNKKVTGTVKVRLYKGNCDVVALTSPYSLFDENLATFNKSTAFNQNSSAGFIELWNLPQKTAYQLKKTIKKEVVE; from the coding sequence ATGGAACAAGAAACAACATATAAAAAGGTAGCCTCGCACGAAGCAGAAAAAGGAACATTTAACACATGCCTGCTTCTCTATTCCGGCGGACTCGATACCAGTGTTATGCTCAAATGGATCAAGCAGGAATATGATTGCGATGTGATTGCACTGACAATTAATATCGGCCAGACAGCTGATAATCTTGACGCTATTAAAGAGAAAGCGTTGAAGCTTGGAGCAAAAGATGTGATTGTTTACGATGCCCGTGAAAAATTTGCTGAACTTTGTGCTGAAGCCGTAAAAGCCAATGCCGACTACCAGGGCGGATACGCACTCGGCTGCCCGCTGGGACGGGTAATGATCTCCAAACTCGCCGTTCAATTCGCATCAGAATTTGGCTGCGAAGTCATCGCTCACGGTTGTACCGGAAAAGGAAATGACCAGGTTCGGTTTGAAAGTTACATTACTACGCTTAATCCTGAACTGAAAACCATTGCGCCGGTTCGGGAATGGGGCATGGGCCGGGAAGAAGAGATTGCATACGCTCATGAAAATGGCATTCCGGTCGATCAGACGAAGAAATCACCCTATTCTTACGATGAAAATATGTGGGCCAATACCGGCGAGGGTGGCGAGATTGAAAATCCCGAATTGATTCCGCCTCTCGAAAACATCCTGAAATGGGCCAACACTCCCAAAGAAGCTCCGGATGAAGAAGAACTCGTTGAGATTGAATTTGAGAACGGCGAGCCAGTTGCACTAAATGGCGTTGCCCAACCGAAAAAAGACCTGATTCAAAAACTGAATAAAATTGGCGGAAATCATGCCGTTGGAGTATTCCACCTGATTGAAGACCGTGTGGTAGGGCTGAAGGTGCGGGGCATCTATGAAAATCCGGCTGCGCATATTTTAATCCAAGCGCACAAAAACCTTGAGCAGTTGGTTTCTACGCGGGAAGAAAATGAACTGAAAACGCTGATGGACCAGAAATGGGCGTATCTTGTGTACGGCGCTAAATATTTTGAACCGGTTCTGGATAACATCCGGGCATACATCAACGAACAGAACAAGAAAGTAACGGGAACCGTGAAAGTTCGGCTCTACAAAGGAAATTGTGATGTAGTTGCTCTTACATCACCTTATTCTCTGTTTGATGAAAACCTGGCGACATTCAATAAATCGACAGCTTTCAATCAAAATTCATCGGCCGGTTTTATCGAACTGTGGAATCTGCCACAAAAAACAGCTTACCAATTAAAGAAAACGATAAAAAAAGAAGTGGTTGAATAA
- a CDS encoding GNAT family N-acetyltransferase, with product METSIQISTDKSLLDVGIVYDFLSNQSYWAKGRSLDTIQRSIENSLCFGVYLDGKQVGFARVVTDYAVFAWIMDVFIDPNFRGLGLGKKLIHAIKSHEDLQTLYRWGLATTDAHGLYQQFGFKPLSTPHKMMEILSE from the coding sequence ATGGAAACCTCAATTCAAATATCTACCGATAAGTCACTGCTCGATGTGGGCATTGTGTACGATTTTCTTTCGAATCAATCGTATTGGGCAAAGGGTCGTAGTCTGGATACCATTCAGCGATCCATAGAAAACTCGCTTTGTTTTGGAGTCTATTTAGATGGAAAGCAAGTTGGATTTGCCCGGGTCGTAACGGACTATGCTGTATTTGCATGGATTATGGACGTATTTATCGACCCCAATTTCAGGGGTTTGGGATTGGGCAAAAAGCTGATTCATGCCATCAAAAGTCATGAAGATCTGCAAACACTCTACCGCTGGGGGCTCGCAACAACGGATGCGCATGGTTTATACCAGCAATTTGGTTTTAAGCCGTTGAGTACGCCACATAAAATGATGGAAATTCTGAGTGAGTGA
- the argH gene encoding argininosuccinate lyase yields the protein MSKLWQKSNTDTKTSAAKKAEAFTVGNDYLLDKELVPYDIQGSIAHAKALNKIGILSDDELGKLTNALHEILKEWKEDAFEIRIDDEDMHTAIELSLVEKLGDLGKKIHTARSRNDQVLTAVRLYEKEQLQEIKELIKTVAGAILEFAEKHQNVPMPGFTHTRKAMLSSVGLWGGAFAELLILQAESSQGIESLVDKSPLGSAAGFGTSFDIDREQEADDLGFSGPLICSTTAQLSRGWIELQFVQYLSGVTAVLNRFASDVIQFSSSAYPYFDLDAAVCTGSSIMPQKKNPDVAELLRGGYSELAGYAASLQMLTTNLGSGYHRDLQLSKEPVLKSVRKTKQLLEAAELLITNMKPIKENLAEACSSEIFAAEAAYDLVKEKGMTFREAYRHIGDHPEEVEDISAEEILKKYTHLGSPGNAGLEKLRKRLDLF from the coding sequence ATGTCCAAACTCTGGCAAAAGAGCAATACCGATACCAAAACCAGTGCAGCCAAAAAAGCGGAAGCATTTACTGTTGGAAACGATTACCTGCTTGACAAGGAACTCGTTCCGTATGACATCCAGGGTTCGATTGCTCATGCAAAAGCACTGAACAAAATCGGTATTCTTTCGGATGATGAACTCGGAAAACTGACCAACGCTCTTCATGAAATCCTCAAAGAATGGAAAGAGGACGCGTTTGAAATTCGAATTGATGATGAGGACATGCATACGGCTATTGAACTCTCTCTGGTTGAAAAGCTTGGCGATCTCGGGAAAAAAATTCATACTGCGCGATCCCGAAATGATCAGGTTTTGACGGCCGTTCGGCTTTACGAAAAAGAACAGCTTCAAGAGATAAAAGAACTCATCAAAACAGTTGCCGGAGCAATTCTTGAGTTTGCCGAAAAACATCAGAACGTCCCCATGCCCGGTTTTACCCATACCCGAAAAGCGATGCTGAGCAGCGTAGGATTGTGGGGCGGTGCCTTTGCTGAACTTTTGATTCTTCAGGCTGAATCTTCACAGGGAATTGAATCGTTGGTGGATAAATCACCGCTGGGTTCTGCTGCCGGGTTTGGAACTTCGTTTGATATCGATCGGGAGCAAGAAGCGGATGATCTTGGATTTTCCGGTCCGCTGATCTGTTCCACAACCGCACAACTCTCCCGCGGATGGATAGAATTACAGTTCGTTCAATATTTATCCGGAGTCACTGCCGTACTGAATCGCTTTGCTTCTGATGTAATCCAGTTCAGCAGTTCGGCATATCCTTATTTTGATTTGGATGCCGCCGTCTGTACGGGATCGTCCATCATGCCGCAAAAGAAAAACCCGGATGTGGCAGAACTCCTTCGTGGCGGATATTCGGAGCTTGCAGGTTATGCAGCTTCACTACAAATGTTAACGACCAATCTTGGCAGCGGCTATCACCGGGATTTGCAGTTGAGCAAAGAACCGGTTCTGAAATCCGTACGCAAAACAAAACAATTACTTGAAGCGGCCGAGTTACTCATTACCAATATGAAGCCGATCAAAGAGAATCTCGCTGAAGCATGCAGTTCAGAAATCTTTGCCGCCGAAGCCGCTTACGATCTCGTCAAAGAGAAAGGCATGACCTTCCGAGAGGCCTATCGACATATTGGCGATCATCCCGAAGAAGTGGAAGACATCTCCGCCGAAGAAATTTTGAAGAAGTACACGCATTTGGGTTCGCCGGGAAATGCGGGGTTGGAAAAATTGAGGAAGAGATTGGATTTATTTTAG
- a CDS encoding ThuA domain-containing protein, with translation MPTFFFLILLLLPNLPQPEPDINQSPKFNVIAFYTAENDLAHISFVNEANEWFPKMAEKHNFSYESTNDWSNLNADFLSQYDVVLFLDTRPEDSAQREAFQTFMENGGSWMGFHFSAFALTPSAYPQDWDWYHNTFLGSGEYKSNTWRPTSAVLKIEDNNHPATKELSETFESAPNEWYRWENDLRENQDINILLFIDPSSFPLGTGPKPSEIWHNGYYPVVWTNVNYNMIYVNMGHNDMDYEHKYDSNQTKTLSYTFDNETQNELILNSLLWLGSVSSQETSVK, from the coding sequence ATGCCCACATTTTTCTTCCTGATCCTTTTACTTCTACCAAACCTTCCTCAACCAGAGCCGGATATCAACCAATCTCCTAAATTCAACGTCATCGCATTTTATACGGCGGAGAATGATCTGGCTCATATCAGCTTTGTGAATGAGGCCAATGAATGGTTTCCAAAAATGGCTGAGAAGCACAATTTTTCCTACGAGTCAACGAACGATTGGAGCAACCTGAATGCTGATTTTCTTTCTCAATATGATGTAGTTCTTTTCCTGGATACTCGGCCGGAAGATTCTGCTCAACGGGAAGCCTTTCAAACATTTATGGAAAATGGCGGAAGCTGGATGGGATTTCACTTTTCGGCATTTGCTTTAACGCCATCGGCATATCCCCAGGATTGGGACTGGTATCACAATACTTTTTTGGGATCGGGTGAGTATAAAAGCAATACATGGAGACCAACGTCGGCTGTTTTGAAGATTGAAGACAACAATCATCCCGCTACAAAAGAATTGTCAGAGACGTTTGAATCAGCGCCAAATGAATGGTACCGTTGGGAAAATGATCTGAGAGAAAATCAGGACATCAACATTTTACTGTTTATTGACCCGTCCAGCTTTCCGCTCGGCACGGGACCCAAGCCATCCGAAATATGGCACAACGGTTACTACCCTGTGGTTTGGACGAATGTGAATTATAACATGATCTACGTCAACATGGGCCACAACGATATGGATTATGAGCATAAATACGACAGCAACCAGACCAAAACGTTATCCTACACCTTTGATAACGAAACGCAGAATGAACTGATTTTGAATTCATTGTTATGGTTGGGGAGTGTTTCATCACAAGAGACTTCAGTTAAATGA
- a CDS encoding helicase HerA domain-containing protein, translated as MKYEPSQLTRGFVVLFYFILILVVNYFLFGNILPPTGEKGLWFYAGLASLILNNQLVTPFFNKPVDSISYSVAALIGIFLVNDWANWSNAQKTICFLFSIIPLFVLTASILSLVLKDSSSKKGVQIGRSMTLLSRTFGDAKIVFSCVFLYAIILFHRDSQIELLVLLLTWSLIVLIRPEMFIYKILGGIRDIWSKNISDQVIGSILAYQTPNVVLIEQFGAHRNDFGNGLFINDKRSPFKLALSVGYIGYQDRLLLRAVSIDKYCDKSKINRFKPKLTPNQTVLKLGNAIFKSFSNEEHIEKMKDTFVGLISENSSTTLIHFHVLVERDIEEGRLVEARIRDKNVLFQVMEGLTKEDIIRDKNRFGYCVAKAKKLGAWNSDNRKFEKISWIPEMNSPVFLTEEKEPRINADTIGYFPKSEYTVQIKDIDTLITHNTAILGILGIGKSMLSIELVERMIAANKKVICIDLTEQYAKELEDFYIKDYEEQKIQELRTTVKGGGKDNVKRNVEEGGGVNDFTSKLEEQIREFLSPENPYMLKIFNPSDFEVWKQSGGMFNDKAAMASLTPTEVTKIITESTLKVCQKLGMTKSARACLVYEEAHALIPEWNSVAVEGDKEATNATSRAILQGRKFGLGCLLVTQRTANVTKTILNQCNSIFAMRTFDDTGKGFLANYIGSEYSDMLSNLKERQAIFYGRSSSSEDPVLIRLNDRENFVDVFRAKYPIPELPKDSSELIIENLEEESPKDQDSAEDKYNNSLDIDDNFDDMDDDLPF; from the coding sequence ATGAAATATGAACCAAGCCAGTTAACAAGGGGATTTGTAGTACTTTTTTATTTTATCCTAATACTTGTTGTTAATTATTTTTTGTTCGGAAATATTTTACCCCCAACTGGAGAAAAAGGTTTATGGTTCTATGCCGGGTTGGCAAGTTTAATTTTAAATAACCAATTAGTCACCCCTTTCTTTAATAAACCTGTCGATTCGATTTCTTACTCAGTTGCTGCTTTAATTGGGATCTTTCTTGTTAATGATTGGGCGAATTGGTCAAATGCACAAAAGACCATATGCTTTCTTTTTTCAATCATACCTTTATTTGTTCTAACTGCATCAATTTTATCGCTTGTTCTTAAAGACAGTTCTTCAAAAAAAGGCGTTCAAATTGGGCGATCGATGACACTCTTATCTCGCACTTTTGGAGATGCCAAAATTGTATTCAGCTGTGTTTTTTTATATGCAATTATTCTATTTCATAGAGATAGTCAAATTGAACTGCTTGTTCTTCTTTTGACGTGGTCTTTGATTGTTTTAATAAGACCAGAGATGTTTATTTACAAAATTCTTGGTGGGATAAGAGACATTTGGTCAAAAAATATTTCAGACCAAGTAATTGGGAGTATTTTAGCATACCAAACACCGAATGTAGTTTTAATTGAACAGTTTGGAGCGCATAGAAATGATTTTGGTAATGGTCTATTCATAAATGATAAAAGGTCTCCATTTAAACTGGCTTTATCTGTTGGATATATTGGTTATCAAGATAGACTTCTACTGAGAGCTGTTTCCATTGATAAATACTGCGATAAATCTAAAATCAACAGGTTTAAACCAAAACTAACTCCAAACCAAACTGTACTGAAGTTGGGTAATGCAATTTTCAAATCTTTCTCTAATGAAGAACACATTGAGAAGATGAAGGATACATTTGTTGGACTAATTTCTGAAAATAGTTCAACCACATTGATTCACTTCCATGTGTTAGTGGAAAGAGATATTGAGGAAGGAAGATTAGTTGAGGCACGAATTAGAGATAAAAATGTACTCTTTCAAGTAATGGAAGGGCTTACTAAGGAAGATATCATAAGGGATAAAAATAGATTTGGATATTGTGTCGCAAAAGCAAAAAAATTAGGTGCTTGGAATTCAGATAATAGAAAATTTGAAAAAATTTCCTGGATTCCTGAGATGAACTCTCCTGTGTTTCTTACTGAAGAAAAAGAACCTCGAATAAATGCAGATACTATTGGTTATTTTCCTAAATCTGAATATACAGTTCAAATTAAGGATATAGATACACTGATTACTCACAATACAGCCATTTTAGGAATTTTAGGTATTGGTAAGTCTATGCTTTCTATTGAACTAGTAGAAAGAATGATAGCTGCAAATAAAAAAGTGATTTGTATTGATTTGACCGAACAGTATGCGAAAGAATTGGAAGATTTTTATATAAAGGACTATGAAGAGCAAAAAATCCAAGAACTTAGAACGACAGTTAAAGGTGGAGGTAAAGATAATGTCAAAAGAAATGTTGAGGAAGGAGGAGGTGTAAATGATTTTACATCTAAATTGGAAGAACAAATAAGAGAATTTCTTTCCCCTGAAAATCCTTATATGTTAAAAATTTTCAACCCATCAGATTTTGAAGTCTGGAAACAATCAGGTGGAATGTTTAATGATAAAGCTGCAATGGCTTCCTTGACCCCTACTGAGGTAACAAAAATTATTACAGAATCAACATTAAAAGTTTGCCAAAAATTAGGAATGACAAAAAGTGCTCGAGCTTGTTTGGTTTATGAGGAAGCACACGCTTTAATTCCAGAGTGGAATTCAGTTGCTGTTGAAGGAGACAAAGAGGCTACTAATGCCACATCAAGAGCAATTCTGCAAGGAAGAAAATTTGGATTAGGTTGTTTATTAGTAACCCAAAGGACAGCTAATGTCACAAAAACTATTTTAAATCAATGTAATAGCATTTTTGCCATGAGAACCTTTGATGATACTGGGAAAGGTTTTTTAGCAAATTACATCGGATCAGAATATTCAGACATGCTTTCAAATTTAAAAGAAAGACAAGCTATCTTCTATGGGCGATCTTCTTCATCTGAAGATCCAGTTTTGATCAGATTAAACGACAGAGAAAATTTTGTAGATGTCTTTCGAGCAAAATATCCCATCCCAGAGCTACCGAAAGATTCAAGTGAACTAATCATAGAAAATTTAGAGGAAGAATCTCCAAAGGATCAAGACTCAGCTGAAGATAAATATAATAACTCTCTAGATATTGATGATAACTTTGATGACATGGACGACGACTTACCTTTTTAG
- a CDS encoding serine hydrolase, which yields MPSYLLLIFLLLNSFLQQDPDISELKSKIEEYLSEQEGIFAIWFQDLEDENQHFAINEDTLFHAASTMKTPVMIELFRRVEAGEISLEDSILVENKFNSIVDGSEFQMELLPESTDPIEKKVGEMATIRQLNHAMITYSSNLATNILIQQVGAEQTTQTMRELGAMNIQVLRGVEDLKAFDQGLSNRTTAKDLAMIFEHIANGTAVNPEMDHLMIDILTDQHYGDIIPAKLPDDVTVAHKTGSITGVEHDSGIVYLPDGSSYVFIFLSKNLPDNIKGREIGAAVSEMVYEFGISQ from the coding sequence ATGCCGTCCTATTTACTCCTGATATTTCTATTGCTCAATAGTTTTCTTCAACAAGACCCAGACATCAGCGAATTAAAATCCAAAATCGAAGAATATCTATCTGAACAAGAAGGCATATTCGCCATTTGGTTCCAGGATTTGGAAGATGAGAATCAGCATTTTGCCATCAACGAGGATACACTTTTTCATGCAGCCAGTACGATGAAAACCCCGGTAATGATTGAACTCTTCAGGCGGGTGGAAGCAGGTGAAATCAGCCTGGAGGATTCGATCTTGGTGGAAAACAAGTTCAATAGCATTGTGGACGGCTCGGAATTTCAAATGGAACTTTTACCGGAAAGCACCGATCCCATTGAAAAGAAAGTGGGAGAGATGGCAACCATTCGGCAACTGAATCATGCTATGATTACCTACAGCAGTAACCTGGCAACGAATATTTTAATCCAACAAGTCGGGGCTGAACAAACCACACAAACCATGAGAGAGCTTGGTGCGATGAACATCCAGGTGCTTCGCGGCGTGGAAGATCTGAAGGCTTTCGATCAGGGACTCAGCAACCGAACTACCGCTAAAGATCTTGCAATGATCTTTGAACACATCGCCAACGGAACGGCCGTAAATCCCGAAATGGATCACCTGATGATTGATATTCTGACCGATCAGCATTACGGAGATATTATCCCTGCGAAATTACCGGACGATGTGACGGTTGCCCATAAAACAGGATCTATCACAGGAGTAGAACACGATTCAGGAATTGTGTACTTGCCGGACGGATCATCGTATGTTTTCATTTTTCTCTCCAAAAATCTGCCTGATAACATAAAAGGAAGAGAAATAGGGGCTGCGGTTTCGGAGATGGTTTATGAGTTTGGGATCTCTCAGTGA
- a CDS encoding TraR/DksA family transcriptional regulator, whose amino-acid sequence MADIEKKSPADNTHLNEEELDHFKEKLLKEQEETQNQIEEIKDNLDDLNANFDDTKSSQDHHHGNLATEEDAKLTYMSQLEKNQEKLDQITVALDRIGTGDYGICIETGQPIQKERLETMPYALRTVGAKS is encoded by the coding sequence ATGGCTGACATCGAGAAAAAATCCCCGGCTGATAACACTCATTTGAATGAAGAAGAACTGGATCATTTTAAAGAGAAGCTTCTGAAGGAACAGGAAGAGACACAAAATCAGATCGAAGAGATCAAAGACAACCTGGATGATTTGAATGCAAACTTTGATGATACCAAATCCTCGCAGGATCACCATCACGGAAACCTTGCCACTGAGGAAGACGCGAAGCTGACGTATATGTCTCAGCTGGAAAAAAACCAAGAGAAACTGGATCAGATTACAGTAGCCCTCGACAGAATTGGCACGGGTGATTACGGAATTTGTATTGAAACCGGCCAGCCCATCCAGAAAGAAAGACTGGAAACCATGCCTTATGCATTGAGAACAGTCGGGGCGAAAAGTTAA